In Panicum virgatum strain AP13 chromosome 5K, P.virgatum_v5, whole genome shotgun sequence, the genomic window aactacgccgccggcgaggaggcagttggtgccatcttcgacgacaaatcgagcaagcgcaaggacgatgcgcccgcggagggcggcaacGTTAAGCTcgacgcccccgccaagaaacagaagcgggggaggaagggtaAGAAGCCGGCCCCGCCAAACCAGCGTGGGTTGGggcgggcagaggactccgaggaggccttcgcagccgccccggaccgcaaagggcctcgaggcccccctcgaggcggtggtggccagttcgacgacatgcttaagaagccgtgcccttaccacaagggcccggtcaaccataccctcgagcagtgcgagatgctcaagaaatactacaaccgcgtcgcgcatcgcgacgaagacaagaagaaggatgctggcgacaaaggtggagatgacgagttccccccagtggagaacgccttcttcatcttcggaggaaCGAcaacgaatatgacttctcggcagcgcaagcgtgagcgccgcgaagtcttttccgtcaccaaggccacgccatcctacctcgactggtcgaaggacaccatcgcctttggccgcgaggaccaccccgactacgtcccgcatccgggacggtatccgctcgttgtcgaccccatcattggcaacacccgcttctccaaggtgctcatggacggaggcagcagcctcaacatcatgtacgcccccaccttggagctcatggggatcggactggacaagctacgccccagcaagtcgccgttCCACGGCGTTACACCGGGGAAGcgggtccaacccctcggccagatcgatctgcctgtctgcttcggcacggcagccaacttccgcaaggagatactcacctttgaggtggtggggtttcgaggatcctaccacgccatccttggccgtccttgctacgccaagttcatggcggtccccaactacacctacctcaagctcaaaatgccgggaccaaagggcgtcatcaccatcggctcttcgttcgagcacgcctacgagtgcgacgtcgagtgcgtagagcgcgcggaagctcaagcggaagacgaggccctcgcagccaccctcgacaaaatggcaagcgaggccttggattccacgcaccgacatgccgggagcttcgaacctgccgagggtatcaagaaggtgcccctcgacccgatcCACTCCGAcggcaaggcgttgcagatcagcgccaccctcgacgacaaataggaagtggtgctcgtcgatttcctccgcgccaacacagatatctttgcgtggagcccctcggacatgcctggcatactgagggaggtcgccgagcactctcttgatgtccgacccaactccaagccagtGAAGCAACACctacgacgcttcgacgagctcaagcgccgagCGATTGGCGAGGAGTTGCGAAAACTTCTGGCGGCcagattcatcaaagaggtattccatcccgagtggctagctaatccagtattagtaaagaaaaagagtggaagctggaggatgtgtgtggattacactagtctaaataagacatgtccgaaggttccctttcctttgccacgaatcgattagattgtagatactactgcgggatgtgagctcttatcctttcttgatgcttactccggttaccaccaaatcaagatgaaagagtccgaccagctcgcgacttcttttatcacacctttcggcatgtactgctacgttacgatgccctttggcctcagaaacgccggagccacctatcaatggtgtatgctccacgttttcggagaccaactcgggcggagcgtagaggcatatgtcgatgacattgttgtcaaaaccaagaaggcggatgacctggttgctgatctcaggatcgcattcgattgcctacgagccaaaggggtaaaacttaaccccgagaagtgcgtgtttggagtgcctcgaggcatgctcttgggcttcattgtctcccagcggggcatcgaacccaaccctgacaaagtctcggccatcactcggatgggaccgatccgagacctaaagggggtatagagggtcatgggatgcctagcgtcccttagccgttttatctcgcgtctcggcgagaaaggcttacccctgtatcgactcttgaggaaaaccgagcacttcacgtggacccccgaagctcaagaagccctcgaaaggctgaaggcatcgctcacccgtgctcccattcttacaccacctacggacggcgagcccctctatctatacgtggccgcgacgacccaagtggttagcgcggtgatcgttgtggaaagacaagaggagggtcaagctctgcccgtccagcggccggtgtactatatcagcgaggtattgtctgaaaccaagacatgctatccacagattcagaagctgctttaCGCAGTAGTATTGGCTCGACGCAAGCTGcgtcactacttcgaggcccaccccgtcaccgtggtctcgtctttccccttgggagagatagcccgcaaccgggaagccgagggaaGAATCGCCAAATgatctgtggagctgatgggagagacactcacctacgccccccgcaaggcaattaagtcccaaatcttggctgacttcgtggctgaatggacggacattcagctacccccatcacaaatccggggcgaatgctggactatgtacttcgacgggtcggtgatgaaaactggagccggagccggcctcctcttcatctcacctctcggagaacacatgcggtatgtgatccgcttgcatttccctgcttcgaacaatatggcggagtatgaggccctcctcggtggcctccgcatcgccatcgagctcggcgtaaaacgcctcgacgcgcgcggtgactctcagctcgtcatcgaccaagtaatgaaggagtccagctgtcacgacccgaagatggaggcgtattgcaacgcagtacgccgcctcgaggacaaattcgacggcctcgagctcaatcacgtcccgcgcaagtacaacgaggacgtggacgaactggccaagatagcctcggggcggaccaccgtccccccgaacatcttcgctcacgACATCCCCAGgccctccgtcgagttcaatcaaccgacggagtcaggcccctcgtccgccgggccctccggcgggaaccccccggcggacggggtcgagcccatggataCTGACTTCGGGacaacctccgcggacgaggccgaagcgatggaagttgacgaggcccccgcttcgcgagactggcgcgttcagtacctcgactggatggttcgaggggtcctaccctcagaccgcgctcaggcgcgacgccttgccaggcgggccaagtccttcgttctaatcgacaacgagctacacaagcgtagcccctcgggtgtcctgcaacgttgcattcccatccccgagggcaaggagctgatccgcgacatccatgctggcgtctgcggccaccacgccgcgccacgcaccctcatgggtaacgcatttcggcaaggcttttactggcccaccgcggtcgccgacgccactgatgtcgtgcggacttgcgagggatgccagttctatgcccgaaaacacacctcccggcccatgctctgcagaccatccccatcacgtggccgttcgccgtgtgggggctggacctcgtcggtccgttgaagagggcgcccgggggcttcacccacttgctggtggcggtcgacaagttctccaaatggatcgaggctcgacccatcggcaagatcaaatccgagcaagcagtccaattcttcaccgacatcgtcttcaggttcggggtcccgaactcgatcatcaccgacaacagcacccagttcacaggcaagaagttcttggcgttctgcgacagcttccacatacgtgtggactggtcagctgtggcacacccacagacgaacgggcaagtggagcgtgccaatggcatgatcctccaaggactaaagccgaggatcttcaacaagctgaacaagttcggccgaaggtggctcacagagctaccctcggtcatctggagtctgaggacgaccccgagcagagctacgggtttctctccgttcttcctcgtctatggcgccgaggccatcctccccaccgacttggaatacggatcgccaaggctcatggcatatcaagagcaacgaaaccagcgagctcgcgaagactcgctggaccaagtggacgaggctcgagacgtggcactcctgcattccgcgcgctaccagcagtccctacgaaggtaccaagcgcagagggtccggcgccgagacctcaacgaaggggacttggtgctgaggcttcgacaggacaacaagggccgccacaagctctcacctccatgggaaggaccgtacataattgccgaggtgctcaagcccggcacgtacaagctggcaaacgagaacggcgaagtcctcaccaacgcttggaacatacaacagctacgtcgtttttacccttagcatttcaagctatttcTCTATTGTTCGTaatcgcattttcaatttcttgaaataataaggaagcacGCTTCACTTATcgctttttgggaaccttcccgaccctcgagggctcgggcgcGCACGAACATTGAGGTACGCCCGGCTTTACCCTCAGCAAAgtcgagcctccctcgggggctactacggggggaacccccgaacgtccccaaaaagtcgccaatgtttttcgaaatatttccgtttcgaccctaagcttctcgtattcttggaaaaaatggacgcgaggcgtaagcaactacggtacggggctggccgagtcgtggggccgcctacgcctccgggatacggcacccccctcaccaccctacgcctacgttgcttatgaacgcgaacttcctcgtagatgtttatctaagtcgcatacgaagaacacggaaatagagtaaaggaacacaggctcgatcacacaaggcctcgacgagccacacattcaaattacgaaacaaaATCCTTTATATTCATAAAGTGCGATTACAAAGTGCGACTACgatataaacactaatctatttacatgggttTCGAGGCCCAACagtcctacaggctaccatcccccccttgcgagtctccaggggcgtcgaattcggcgatgggagggatgtccgcctcgagcttctcggcaaggacggtggcgaactcctctgcggctgcgtcggcttcatccatgatggccgatgcggcGTCTGCGTCAGCATCATCCaggacgacgtaccccgacgacaccctctggagatccatgaggtaatgcgtcgaggccacggcaagAGCccacaggacaccgaggcggaaggtactcttggcgtgttcggcaatccggccgcctagcgcgcgcaggcggctgatcaccgagctgcccgagacggcaccctccccctcgggctcttgacacacactcacggcggtctgctctagctcagcaaactccatttgtgccgccgtgagcgcggtgtggaccgcctccttcgccgcggtctcgtccgccaccttctgcctcagctctgagcaaaaaAATCAACATCAGCTACGAAAATAAACAAATCGACggaaaatcgaaggtactcacccgctatgttcttctgcgcctcctccctctgggtacgggcggcctcctcgagcgaggacaaggaggcttctttTTCCTTAAGTGTAGCCCCTATGTTTTGGAGGGTcacctccctctcttcgagggccacaccctgttcctggagggtcccggcgagcgcaaccacggccacctctttacGGAGGAGCTCGCCCTTCTGCTGCTCAAGCGCCGCactgaggcgctgcagctcagcgctctGCCCCTCCGCCTCACGAGccctctcctcgagcgccgtccgaaggcgctgcagctcggcagcttgtgcctcggcctcttgggccttctcctccgctgccgccctctggacgtctcGCTCACCAGCCACCcgagccagctcctcctccagcgcccgctgacgcgctcccagatcggccatttttgtgttggcatcgatgtttttgagcaccagctcggcgttgtgttgcccgagctggctcatctgggagtacagccggttcatctcggcgctcttctcgcgcgagatttccctcagctgctacaaagggggacggcgtgggtgaagacgcgcGAAAAGTTAAAACCAAACCGAAGCAATTTCCGGGGGGAAAtacttacctggctgacctggtaatctgcattctgatggagctgataggcgcggtcgagggcctgcaagatctcgcgcccgacgcccatctgcttgttccaggcctcctcctcctcctgctccttgcgaaggaactctgaggggacaccggacgggacgatcaccccgaggtggctcccctcggacgcccccgcttcgagcacgcccgcACTGGCCAACGCGAACTCGACgatgtgggcggcggcgctcgccgcagcagcggggtcgatatccatcgagtccccgtactccccgctgctgtccggcagctccaccaccaccgtcgcgccctcctacgccgttggcacgggcactattgcgacggtaccctcgtcccgggcctcggtgggctccgagatgggggtTCCTCCTACCCCTGGTGCCTCTTGGGCCATGTCCTCTGTGAGGCCCTCGTcctcggccctcgagggctcgaacACGAGGGCCTCCTCTGCTGCTTGaccggcagggcgctcctgcgcgtccccgccagtttctccttcTGTGACCGGTCAGGCGGCGCTGTCCgcatcgccctgaccggccGCAACTCCTATGGCCGCTTGGGCgacgccaccggcaccgcccttGCCGGTCTCCTTGGCGTCGGCCGCCTGAGCAGCCGCTTCTGCGccactctggccggcgtcgccctcctctTGTGCccgggcttgctgcgccgcctgggtcCCTCGggccatggcctcccgtagcctagcggccgccgcctcgagatccacggcgggctgaggctgcggcgccgtgtgcggagtgctgcgagacccggtcttgagagccttgaccggggcaagccgcactgcatccttgggaacggccccggggctgggaATCAAGAGACGCAAGTTAAGCAGGATCGAGAAATCTACCGAATACGTAACAAAAAATGAAATCTAAAAAAcctacccagatcgagcactcatgctccttTTCCTCGTGGTGCTCTTTCGAGCCTGGGGCATCGAGCTGTCCCTCGAAGAATGCCCCGATGGCGctcccctcgtgtcggcccgaCGGCTCGAGGCCGCCAAcgcggacgactcctctccccCCGCGGCTTCGTAGCCACGggtcagcacctggggcgcaggCGACCCCTCGCCGGTCCCCGGCGTGGATGACCCCCGCACCACACCCTCGAGGGAGGGATTCGCCGATGACCCCGCTACGGCCcccggctcctctggcgccacggttgctccctcttcctcatcccacaggtagaacggtggggggctcgcgcgcGCACCTTCCCCATCGCTCCTccgagcgtggtcctcggcatccgaggcctcctcctcgtcgtcctccgaggactcaggtgtggcgggctgcggcttcccctccgcccgGGTGAGCTGGCGCGCTTTGTTGTGCGCCGccttcctttttctcttccgCTCGGCCTTTGCCtctgccgcgtccttccgcctcttcatcttctccgcgtggaggcgattgatcagacGCTGTTCTGGGGCTGGGGGCCTCGAAATGCCACATCTTAACCCCTATGCAACACACACGAAATGGGGTCAGGGAAAGGAACTACACgacgcacgacgagttcgaagccaaaactcaccagggaaatataccccggctcggggcgcatcttgatcctccacagatccgcgggatcttggggaaaatccgccaccgcgtacttcgccctTCGAGCAGCATTAGTGTGGGAAAGAAGCTTGCtagacgtcctcgagccctcgaccttgctcccgggggtgagttggtaaatcggcagggccctctccaccagggggatcaccctctgccggtgaaagttcgcgatgacggccgccgccgtcaaccccttcctcgccaaacgcgccagcgcgtcggtgaggtcctcgagcctggcttgttgagctgggggcgacaccccccagtcccacttcgccggACGCTCCCGAAGAACCTTGTTGGTAAACGCCGGGAGCGCACCGCTGAAGTTTCGGagatagaaccaccctcggctccacccagagttgtttgtcgtcatcttgctgcTGATGTAGAGGTTCCTCCGGTTCGGGCGGACGTGAAGagtcaggccaccggcgcgcgcaaaccgcctcggctggttccgcgcgttctcgacgaagagctcgccgtggaacaggtggatccaaagatcccagtggacgtcgatgccgaggtacccctcgcagacggcgacgaagaccgccgcctgcgagatggagttggggctgaaattgtgcagctccactccgtagtactcgcacagggCCCTCATAAACTTGCTgatggggacgccgaagccccgttcgtggaggcgcacgaagcttacgacgtagccctgcgggggcttcggctcagaCTCATCTGGgggcggggaaatccacgccggcaaccccgcgtcggggttccgcggcagcagccgatcggcgaccagctgctccagaaccgcgacggtggcggaggacttcccccatggcaagggctcctggatgtcagACATCTCCGAAAGTCGTGGGGGGATGGGAAAAAGGAAGGCTCGGAGATggctaagtctctctctctctttctcttttctccttctcgctcttggctacgggttcaggaagcgatgaaggcggagaaggcgaaggcgaagcaggatggaggcaaatggccaggtgaacccaaaacatCCCCTTCTCCGTATTTATTTACCACGGGGGGCGCACCCACAgccacggcccaaatctaccgcattcaatgcggtagattttgctaccactgacgggtgggccccacgaccgcggagtttCCCATGCGCGCACGCAGTgataaatgcggcacggtaaccggcgggcgcgacgcGACTGTTGtgttatcccatccgtcagccgccgcccccgccgctccgtctgcccgaggccgacgcctgaaaaggcgcacccacgccgcaccgcacgaatcgggccacgttcgcccaccaccagcggaagacccgcgcgcacgactcgcgactctgcgtcgtttcaaaccaagacggaatattccttcaggggTCCCTTTACCCCCGAGggaatcgcattccgaggccttactgattaggggttcgaagcctggcccttcggggggttcgacaggcgcctcagatcgccagagtcaggaacTGCAAGgacgtgccgtacaagctaccatCGAACGTGGAGtttgagacatcctacgcagcgTTCAAGGCCAGTcaagggtgcctagaagggggatcccatcaagggagagcatcgagccctcgaaccctaccgaatgtgttcgagccccgcctagcgaaccctcgcaagcgctttatgagacgtgtctatggaccaccagccgacccctatcgaacggggcacggacgtctgCTTGAACAaatccgctaatagctcactgaagcaaccatagctcgcggcccgggcacgggtagcatggtgcgcttctcccctcctccctgcggaagggcgacgagggtcgtaatcagaGTCGAGGATTCCCCTgacctccctgcggaagggcgacgagggtcgtaatcagaGTCGAGGATTCCCCTGAACGCCCTCATGtgggcctaggctcgggggctccccgCACACCACGGCtccaaccacaccctcgaataaatcaACAACCGTCACTTGTGAAACTCTACGCGTAAACCGAACCCACCGCTATTAGCGTACGTTCCCCTGAGGGTCAAGCTGGACGCCGGGCCGCTGTACCAGCTCTGAGAATGCCGAGGCCgactgaaagagtgccgatgccggctgaaaaaggtGCAGGGCAGCCGCCGCAGCAAAGCTACCCGGTGGGACGATGTTTacagcccttggacgagcacaaaatctcctccaaggcctcgggggctacacccgcgggtgcgctgacgcgcccccgcgaaaatgacttcacacatattcgagggtcgtaaacTCTATATACGCCCCTGTACCCTCGGTAATCTCCTCCGTAGGAGAAAaagggggactttattgctcataatgcaaataaagattacaaagggttgccggcgcgaagccatcgaaagatacaaacacattgccacctgcatggcaattttccctgtcttggggaggagcaagagacgaagaaaggcaccaagcccttagctgacgcaacagcgaggctgctagggatgcgagaagcggcccccaggcctcacgggtccagcgggacgctctcctcgcaagccttcttctagcgtctcctccaccgaagaccatgtggggggtcgagctggcggacagcgccctccgcaccgtctccccgagagcaaccttgtcgcctggGGGGATGATGCAAAGAACAGCCGCCTAACCTGGCACGAATGCCATGGTCAGgtgtctccatcccccttcaggctaggggacatcgcagaagcatgaccccacgggcccaatgctcttctgctgatcccactgagcctgggggatggagcgcacgcccactccggtctttccctgccgctcgcaagcattcttctagcacctaaaatctaaaaaagccaggccaccccatctgggggaaGGTCACGaaagagcaaaggaaacattacaggATTTAGGCAATactggaagaaagagttgggaggctggagaagaaggggaaacCCCACGACCTCTATTTATAGCTGTGCCGGGCACCAAGCTCCAAGCTGGTCGGAAAGCAGAAGCTTGTGTCGCCCGTGACGACACGGCACTCCACGGGCAAAAGTTGTCCTCGGTCACCGtgccgagacacgaccgaacgaaataaagcggagctgagcccctggacgctaagcggtgcagcatcggctctggccggctgcCCTCAAACGGCGCGCCGCAAAGCAGTCAGGAACgctggggccaaggccctgcGCACGGGACAGCTCGATAAAAGCACCAGCTGCCACGCAGCAGgtgccaccgtcgccctggccccctcagtgcgcggacacgtcttgttcttcaaacaaacaaacaaagaggcgcgcgcctcgaagtacaccCCGCACGGGCGTACTATCCCAACTGGCGTGTTGTCACACCCGCTGGGCCCGCACTCAGGCGCGCCCGGCAGGTACGCGACTTTGACTAAACACGTCAAGAGAGAGATCGccgaattaccctttggccgaatccatcgactcgaccaaagcctcgggggctactgtcgggtgccacaattagggacatcCTAATTGGGTTACTAAGACCACTTtcgaaaacacaaacacatgttaaggcaactgggcccacgaaggtccccggcctccttccaaatccggaagaaaggaaaggactcaaagaagcccagcatgtggcccattcgcacccctctcaggcccaccgaacaatctccgcctcgctcgagggtagcggatctaccctcgagcgggtcactcatctccgcctcgctcgagggctccctccgggaccctcgaccgcgcaaacgcatctccgcctcgctcgaggatagcggacctgccctcgagcgggtggccaatctccgcctcgctcgaggctgtctcccggcacaagggacaaacggccccgccgcccaaccgaccgccgtacgaaggcattaaaagccagccactccgccacggctcaaaggacgagcagcgtcagactgccactcccgcagtggataTGATCGGCGTCCCATccactgaccccggtcaccgctcagCCACCCCGGTCGCTGTAGCAACACTATGGAGCATTCAATACAGCACcagacaagttggcgccgcccccgttactgttctgccgactcCCACCATCCAGACCAtctcccgctggggaaggggtctggcGATGTCACGTGCCCTTCCGAGAGGAGCACTCTGCATGCGCGGGCGCGACCCCGGACCTCCctcttgtggggtccgggacttccacgcgctcccggaccttctaaatgtgcacgcccgcactccgaccagggggtccgg contains:
- the LOC120707156 gene encoding uncharacterized protein LOC120707156 → MDGGSSLNIMYAPTLELMGIGLDKLRPSKSPFHGVTPGKRVQPLGQIDLPVCFGTAANFRKEILTFEVVGFRGSYHAILGRPCYAKFMAVPNYTYLKLKMPGPKGVITIGSSFEHAYECDVECVERAEAQAEDEALAATLDKMASEALDSTHRHAGSFEPAEGIKKVPLDPIHSDGKALQISATLDDK